In the Silvanigrella aquatica genome, ATAAATTTAAAGTATTGTATGATGTATTAGAAAATAAATTTGTATACCCTAATTTTTTTTCTAATAATAATTCCTATTTATTTGTTCAAAATGATGTTTATTATGAAACTGTTTCAAATGATTTAATTCAATTTATTGGTAAAATAAATAAAATTTATTATTTTATAGATAAATCATTGGGTATTGTCTTTAGTCAAAGTAATGTGGGAGAGCCAATTACAGTCATTGCTAAGTATGTTAAAAATGTATATATTTTTAAAAATAATTTAATTGTTATAGATAAAAATGGATTTATTATTTCTTTTTACTTTGGGAATGATCCTACTCTAGTTGGAATTAAAAATATATCAGAAGATATAAGTGTAATTCAAAATAAAATAAAAAGTCTAATGCGGACTTATAGTCAGCTAAATATCTATAATTTTATCTTGATTGATAACGATCAAAAAATTTCTTATTATATGCCAGAAATGAATGCAGGATTAGGTGTGATTTTGCATAAAAAAGATTTGCTTTAGTTATTTCAATATTATTTTGTTCTCATTATAATTAAAACTTCTTCTATGACTCCCCGGCTATTTCCTTTTGAGTTAATAGAGCGTTTCGCTAAAATGCGTTTTATATCCCATTTTTGATATAATTCGATAATTTTTGGTGATGAAGAATTTGAAATAATGACAGTAGCTCCTTTTTTCACCGCTTTGTCGCATGCGGAAAAAAGACGTTTTTGTTCCGTAAAAGAAAAACCTCCGCTGTTATAGGAATTAAAAGAAGATGTTGCTGAGAGTGGTTCATAAGGAGGGTCACAATAAATAAAATCTCCCGGCGCCGCCTCAGTACAAATGGATTCAAAATCTTTATTATGTAACTGTGTATTTTTTAATCTATGCGACACATTTAACAAATTTTCTTCTTCATAAAGTGCAGGGCATTTTAGTCTTTTACCAAACGGGACATTAAATTCACCTTTGGAATTTATTCTATATAGCCCGTTAAATCCTGTTTTATTTAAGAATAAGGTTCGGGCTGCTTTTTCAATGTCATCTTTAGGTATTGTTGATCTGATTTTATAATAAAACTCTTCTGAAT is a window encoding:
- a CDS encoding DNA adenine methylase; translated protein: MIYFDYINRTRPILKWAGGKSSLIPQLLPHFPLHFNRYIEPFLGGGAVFFSLCEENNIQSIINEFNPDIYLLYKIIRDHPIEFIKKLKELTNNYSEEFYYKIRSTIPKDDIEKAARTLFLNKTGFNGLYRINSKGEFNVPFGKRLKCPALYEEENLLNVSHRLKNTQLHNKDFESICTEAAPGDFIYCDPPYEPLSATSSFNSYNSGGFSFTEQKRLFSACDKAVKKGATVIISNSSSPKIIELYQKWDIKRILAKRSINSKGNSRGVIEEVLIIMRTK